From a single Desulfovibrio desulfuricans genomic region:
- a CDS encoding peptidase U32 family protein encodes IIADPGVFEIAKEICPEIERHISTQANNTNYATYNFWYKQGASRVVSARELSMEELKELRANIPEDLEIETFIHGAMCISYSGRCLL; translated from the coding sequence TGATCATTGCAGATCCGGGAGTATTTGAGATTGCCAAAGAGATATGCCCCGAGATAGAAAGGCATATAAGCACTCAGGCAAATAATACAAATTATGCAACCTATAATTTCTGGTATAAACAGGGGGCGAGTCGAGTCGTATCTGCCAGAGAGCTGTCGATGGAAGAGCTAAAAGAACTTCGGGCAAATATTCCGGAAGATTTGGAAATCGAGACGTTTATTCACGGGGCGATGTGTATCTCTTATTCGGGAAGATGTCTTTTGAG